One window of the Novipirellula caenicola genome contains the following:
- a CDS encoding ATP-binding cassette domain-containing protein, producing MTLISIDNLTIGFRGPSLLDSVSAKIEMGQRIGLLGRNGAGKTTLMRILTGDVVPDSGSVTLRSGARVARLSQEVPRDWKGTIKSIVLGESEAEKTGADALDYEEAWKIEHAADSTLSRMQLDPDADFQTLSSGLKRRVLLARAISRSPDVLLLDEPTNHLDIASILWLEDFLSRWEKTLIFVTHDRSFLQNLATRIWEIDRGRLFDWSCDYQTFLQRKEQALAAEEKQNALFDKKLAEEEAWIRQGIKARRTRNEGRVRALKAMRQNRSERRTGEGKAKLNLQEAQRSGALVAQLKDVSFSYEDKPILNQFSTTIMRGDKLGIIGRNGAGKTTLLKLLLGQLDPQQGNVRLGTNLKIAYFDQLRDTLDPEKTVQECVGDGGNQIQVGDKTKHIVGYLQDFLFTPERARTQIKFLSGGERNRALLARLMTQPANVIVLDEPTNDLDSETLEMLEEQLVEFAGTVLMVSHDRTFLNNVVTSTIVFEDDGVNEYVGGYDDWQAAVARRRESEKQIVDSAKSESKSEVKKESSGSKPAKPAAKKLSFKDKHELEQLPGRIEKLEAEIAVYHERMADPTFYQKGGAEIAKVSGELAELEQQLATAFERWEELEG from the coding sequence ATGACGCTTATATCGATTGATAACCTGACGATTGGCTTTCGCGGCCCTTCCCTGCTCGACTCGGTTTCCGCCAAGATCGAGATGGGGCAACGTATTGGACTTCTTGGTCGCAACGGCGCGGGAAAAACCACGCTAATGCGTATTTTGACCGGCGACGTTGTGCCTGACAGCGGTTCGGTCACGCTCCGCTCGGGCGCTCGCGTGGCAAGGCTCTCGCAAGAGGTGCCTCGCGATTGGAAAGGGACCATCAAGTCGATCGTGCTGGGTGAAAGCGAAGCTGAAAAGACCGGCGCGGATGCACTGGATTACGAAGAGGCGTGGAAGATCGAGCATGCCGCCGATTCCACACTGTCGCGAATGCAGTTGGATCCTGACGCCGATTTTCAAACGCTGTCCAGTGGACTGAAGCGTCGTGTGTTGTTGGCGCGGGCCATCTCGCGAAGTCCAGATGTGTTGTTGCTCGATGAGCCGACGAACCATTTGGACATCGCTTCGATCCTCTGGCTCGAGGATTTTTTGAGCCGCTGGGAAAAAACGCTGATCTTCGTCACCCACGACCGCTCCTTCCTGCAGAATCTCGCCACGCGAATTTGGGAGATCGATCGTGGCCGGTTGTTCGATTGGTCCTGCGACTACCAGACCTTTCTGCAGCGCAAAGAGCAGGCCTTGGCAGCGGAAGAAAAACAGAACGCGCTGTTCGATAAGAAATTGGCCGAAGAAGAAGCTTGGATCCGCCAAGGCATCAAGGCACGTCGAACGCGAAACGAAGGTCGCGTCCGTGCACTCAAAGCAATGCGTCAAAACCGTAGTGAGCGACGGACCGGAGAAGGCAAGGCGAAGCTGAATCTGCAAGAGGCTCAGCGTAGCGGGGCGCTGGTTGCGCAGCTCAAGGACGTTTCGTTTTCGTACGAAGACAAGCCCATTTTGAACCAGTTTTCGACGACGATCATGCGTGGTGACAAGCTCGGGATCATCGGTCGCAACGGGGCTGGGAAAACGACGCTTCTGAAATTGTTGCTTGGACAACTCGATCCTCAGCAAGGCAACGTCCGGCTTGGTACCAATCTGAAAATTGCCTACTTCGATCAATTGCGAGACACGCTTGATCCGGAAAAGACCGTGCAAGAGTGTGTTGGTGACGGCGGCAATCAGATTCAGGTTGGCGACAAGACCAAGCATATTGTCGGCTACTTGCAGGATTTTCTCTTTACCCCCGAGCGTGCTCGTACCCAAATCAAGTTTTTGTCTGGTGGCGAACGCAATCGTGCCCTGTTGGCTCGATTGATGACCCAGCCGGCCAACGTCATCGTGTTAGACGAACCGACGAATGACCTCGATTCGGAAACGCTCGAAATGCTTGAAGAGCAACTCGTCGAATTCGCGGGAACGGTGTTGATGGTCAGCCACGATCGAACGTTCTTGAATAACGTGGTGACCAGCACGATTGTGTTCGAAGACGATGGCGTCAACGAATACGTCGGTGGTTACGACGATTGGCAAGCGGCTGTGGCGCGGCGCCGCGAGAGCGAGAAACAGATCGTCGATTCCGCGAAAAGCGAGAGTAAGAGCGAGGTCAAAAAAGAGTCGTCCGGATCGAAACCGGCCAAGCCTGCGGCGAAAAAGTTGTCGTTCAAGGACAAACACGAGCTCGAGCAGTTGCCCGGCCGCATCGAAAAGCTTGAAGCCGAAATTGCCGTGTACCACGAGCGGATGGCCGATCCAACGTTCTATCAAAAAGGCGGAGCCGAGATCGCAAAGGTCAGCGGCGAGTTGGCCGAGCTGGAACAACAGCTCGCTACCGCGTTTGAGCGATGGGAAGAACTGGAAGGCTAG